In Plasmodium chabaudi chabaudi strain AS genome assembly, chromosome: 9, the sequence GCTATTTTCCGATAACACATTTACGcctatttttaaaacaaacaaaataggatgagattatttttatttcgtaAAAACAGTGCAGTAAAATAAGTATGGATGATCCTCATAATAAAGCCATAGTCATTTACAATCCATAcaccaaaaataaataaatatatgtacatgcatatggttcacatttttttacatggTAATTGGGATAAATAACTATagacatataataattctccatctattttatacatatggATCGATTTAGATTTTTTACTATgagttataatattatttgtttttgtaaaaaaaacacaattAGGCTCGTAATTGATACATTGTATAGTGTTTATAAATGCACAATTGGGAAATGATAtcaaacaaattttattcttcttattattttcagtTATACAAGCAAATATAGTTTCATCCTCATctaaacaatattttttttttttcaattttgcatttttaatatttagtAAGCACATTTCTTCCTTATTTCTGTCATATATGCTTATGCATTTctgtacataaaaaattttaccATTCATATTAGTATAGACAtagatttatttatgtataacaGAAAAATGGTTTAGCACAAATAAGACCAACCAAGCACCACTGTACGAGACATGCAAAACTATTAAACCATAATTATCAgatcttttaaaaatgtgaagaaattattttcgAAAAATCACACACATACATAGTATTATATgaacatgcatatatttttttttttttattacttgttcatattttaaaacacatatatagctatatttgttaataaaaaaagaatgtgTGTACTTTTGGAAATGAtcttcaattttataaataacatCATCATCATAAAATGAGTAGACAAGAACACATCctttatcttttattaaaactaaaaaatgaaCATTATCACTTGAGAACTCTATATAATCGATTTTGTAACTAGttacataaattttgtttattctcaaattttcaatttccattaaaaatattttattatcaacaacatataataagaaaagcccattttttgaaaacaaACACCAATTACAATATTCAACTTTAGCTAATTTCATCATTATAGAATTGAACAAATAACACTAAACATTATGTTaattacaataaaaaatattatagctgttttgataatataaatattttttttttgtcccttttttatattaacatgTTCAGGCTGTTTTATACAATACCttgtttaatatataattttatttgtgccaattttttccatataaCAAGACATGTGAAAAATAGCACAAAAAAGgcacataatttttttttcgattttatcaaactttaaatattcattattaatgtaataaagtataatttaaaaacatatttctAATAAAAGTATctcaaagaaaaaaaaaaataataatgcttatatattagaacatatatacacaaatatatacatatatatattatgcacATAATGTGAAGATATTGTTGTGGATAAATGACagaaaaatgcaaaaaatcaaagacggaatatatatccataaaataaataaacaatgacataatataaatatttaaataaaagaaaaaaaattataaaatttccCCATTTtcatgtataaatattaatactaaaaaataatatttcattgcctttatttattttctttcttataaaataatgaaattgcACAAATCATAAATATGCAAGACACGAGCATTACATATACTTGCTATTCTATGTCTTTACATATTCaagtatatgtatatttatacttataaggttcaaaagaaaaaaattttattgataTTACATACATGTGTGCAATTTGGATAGCATCCatcttatttatatattaaaagggTAGACTTGGATTGTTC encodes:
- a CDS encoding WD repeat-containing protein WRAP73, putative, with the protein product MMKLAKVEYCNWCLFSKNGLFLLYVVDNKIFLMEIENLRINKIYVTSYKIDYIEFSSDNVHFLVLIKDKGCVLVYSFYDDDVIYKIEDHFQKYTHSFFINKYSYICVLKYEQKCISIYDRNKEEMCLLNIKNAKLKKKKYCLDEDETIFACITENNKKNKICLISFPNCAFINTIQCINYEPNCVFFTKTNNIITHSKKSKSIHMYKIDGELLYVYSYLSQLPCVNVLSENSHRNVLLLGMENDEVKILSSENLKEIKILLLEETITMDEKLKIYKENISKKNIPNFILSSTNYDKEGEDTFSFYTNISEGVHGKYKLKSEITKMNDSIKNIKTDMTTKIGITFLCVSICGNYIAIVNESYNNVVRVYYAENFSCIVVLQQQKKITNIRWDSILYKPRLLITTNTPYLFVWMPNESTVIQMPNGFICKDAQMSFHGTALLAKSQTKLALFQNKRKSP